Proteins found in one Chloroflexota bacterium genomic segment:
- a CDS encoding neutral/alkaline non-lysosomal ceramidase N-terminal domain-containing protein — protein MALLLGAAQRNISPPLGTHMAGYYHVRPASAVHDDLFARALVIDDGDTAIALVTCDLVSIREESVVNARQQIAAATDIPGGNVLICCTHTHTGPITRGDRSSATFGSMSESYMANLEAQIAGAVQEAWVSRTQGTLRIGKSQETRIAFNRRFHMRDGSVKTNPGKNNPDVIEPVGPIDPDVYVLLAETSRGDPIGVLVNYSLHADTTGGDQISADYSGWMEKHFKNMSPELDDAVLLYANGYCGDINHVNVNDPDQLKGFAESERIGRSLAESATQALSHLEPLQGGIVHAAQRIEALPAVVPTAEDIAWAREAVATSPMGGGPGRDDLVKAHRNLALQELNKQHFDTEVQVLAVGNVAITALPGEMFVELGLAIKEHSPFEHNLLAELANGNLGYICTEAAYPQGAYEPTSSRVLPGSGEQLVRAALDLQRTMAGT, from the coding sequence ATGGCACTCTTACTTGGCGCCGCACAACGCAACATTTCGCCCCCATTGGGCACGCACATGGCGGGGTATTACCACGTACGGCCAGCCAGCGCCGTGCATGATGATCTCTTTGCCAGGGCGCTCGTCATCGACGACGGCGACACAGCAATTGCGCTGGTAACTTGCGATCTAGTCTCTATTCGTGAAGAAAGCGTTGTCAACGCTAGGCAGCAGATCGCAGCAGCCACCGACATTCCCGGCGGCAACGTGCTTATCTGCTGCACTCATACGCACACCGGCCCCATTACGCGCGGCGACCGTAGCTCAGCCACTTTTGGCAGCATGAGCGAATCGTACATGGCGAACCTGGAAGCGCAGATCGCCGGGGCCGTGCAGGAAGCATGGGTTTCTCGAACGCAAGGCACATTGCGCATCGGCAAGTCGCAAGAGACCCGCATTGCTTTCAACCGCCGCTTCCACATGCGTGACGGCAGTGTCAAAACAAACCCAGGCAAGAACAATCCCGATGTCATTGAGCCGGTCGGTCCTATCGATCCCGACGTTTACGTGCTGCTCGCGGAAACCAGCCGAGGCGATCCTATTGGTGTGCTCGTTAATTACTCGCTCCACGCCGACACAACCGGCGGCGACCAGATTTCGGCCGACTATTCCGGATGGATGGAGAAGCACTTCAAGAATATGTCGCCGGAGTTAGATGATGCCGTCCTGCTCTACGCCAACGGCTATTGCGGCGACATTAACCACGTCAACGTGAACGATCCAGACCAACTCAAGGGGTTTGCAGAGTCCGAGCGCATCGGCCGCTCGCTCGCTGAGAGTGCCACCCAGGCGTTATCTCACTTGGAACCACTACAGGGCGGAATCGTCCATGCGGCCCAGCGCATCGAAGCGCTGCCCGCGGTTGTTCCAACCGCGGAAGACATTGCCTGGGCGCGGGAAGCGGTGGCTACCTCACCGATGGGCGGCGGCCCGGGACGAGACGACCTGGTGAAGGCACATCGCAATCTGGCACTTCAGGAGTTGAACAAGCAGCACTTCGACACGGAAGTCCAGGTATTGGCCGTTGGCAACGTCGCGATTACGGCCCTCCCCGGTGAGATGTTCGTCGAACTTGGACTCGCCATCAAGGAGCACTCGCCATTCGAGCACAACCTGCTGGCAGAGCTGGCAAACGGCAACCTTGGGTACATCTGTACGGAAGCGGCATATCCGCAAGGGGCATATGAGCCGACATCCAGCCGCGTACTGCCGGGCTCCGGCGAGCAACTCGTCCGCGCGGCCCTCGACCTGCAGCGTACGATGGCTGGGACATAA
- the sucD gene encoding succinate--CoA ligase subunit alpha → MSILVDEQTRLLVQGITGREGTFHTEQMVQYGTQVVAGVTPGRGGQEACGVPVYNTVSQAVRETGANVSIIFVPGPFAPDAILEAVDAGVSFVVCISEHIPVQDMLRVYHYVNLKGARLQGPNCPGLISPGKAKVGIMAGDIHMPGPVGVVSRSGTLTYEVVSHLTGENVGQSTVVGIGGDPVIGTGFIDVLRMFEGDPETEAVVMIGEIGGTDEEEAAAYIEAHMTKPVVGFIAGRTAPPEKRMGHAGAIVSGGIGTAESKINALQAAGVDVADFPRDAALLAADRIKG, encoded by the coding sequence ATGAGCATACTAGTCGATGAGCAAACCCGCCTGCTCGTACAGGGCATCACCGGTCGTGAGGGCACGTTCCATACGGAGCAGATGGTGCAGTACGGTACGCAGGTTGTGGCTGGTGTTACTCCGGGCCGCGGGGGCCAGGAGGCATGCGGCGTGCCGGTCTACAATACGGTTTCCCAGGCGGTCCGCGAGACGGGCGCAAACGTCTCGATAATTTTTGTGCCCGGTCCTTTTGCGCCGGACGCCATCTTAGAAGCGGTGGATGCCGGTGTATCCTTCGTGGTCTGCATCAGCGAGCACATTCCCGTCCAAGACATGCTGCGCGTCTATCATTATGTAAATCTCAAGGGCGCACGCTTACAAGGGCCAAACTGCCCTGGCCTCATATCACCGGGTAAGGCCAAAGTGGGCATTATGGCAGGTGACATCCACATGCCCGGTCCCGTGGGCGTCGTCAGCCGCTCCGGCACCCTTACATATGAGGTGGTCTCTCATCTCACTGGCGAGAACGTCGGGCAGTCCACCGTCGTCGGCATTGGCGGCGATCCGGTGATTGGCACCGGCTTCATCGACGTCCTGCGCATGTTTGAAGGTGATCCGGAAACTGAAGCGGTGGTCATGATCGGCGAGATCGGCGGCACCGATGAGGAGGAGGCAGCCGCTTACATCGAGGCACACATGACCAAGCCCGTCGTTGGCTTTATTGCCGGTCGCACCGCCCCACCGGAGAAACGCATGGGACACGCCGGCGCAATCGTCTCGGGCGGCATTGGCACGGCGGAATCAAAAATCAACGCGCTCCAGGCCGCAGGCGTGGATGTGGCAGATTTCCCCCGCGATGCGGCGCTGCTGGCAGCCGATCGAATCAAGGGATAA
- the sucC gene encoding ADP-forming succinate--CoA ligase subunit beta, producing the protein MKIHEFQAKDILAQYGLPIPPGHVATTPEEAREAAAEIGGTVVVKAQVLVGGRGKAGGVKLAATPDEAAEKAADILGMDIKGITVQRVLVAQAVDIATEIYLGVILDRTTKAITIMASAEGGVEIEEVARETPEKIHRVHVHPLAGFADYQGRQLAFDIGIPSDLSRDFARIVKTLVQALTENDGELVEINPLVITAEGTIQCIDAKINLDDNALFRHKSLADLRDHDEEEPAERAAREAGLSFVKLDGTIGCVVNGAGLAMATMDTIKLSGGSPANFLDIGGGARAESVANALRIILDDENVNAILFNIFGGITRCDEVARGIVSALPSLSRQVPMVVRLVGTNQAEGRAILQEAGLVAAETMHAAAQEVVRVAALPQATAPKATGA; encoded by the coding sequence ATGAAGATTCACGAATTTCAAGCGAAAGACATTCTGGCGCAGTACGGGTTGCCGATTCCGCCCGGGCATGTGGCGACCACGCCGGAAGAGGCGCGGGAGGCGGCGGCCGAGATTGGCGGTACTGTGGTCGTTAAAGCTCAGGTGCTTGTCGGTGGACGAGGAAAAGCGGGCGGCGTAAAGCTAGCCGCCACACCGGATGAGGCCGCGGAGAAGGCAGCGGACATCCTGGGCATGGACATCAAGGGCATCACCGTACAGCGGGTCTTGGTAGCGCAGGCCGTAGACATCGCTACCGAGATATATCTCGGGGTGATCCTCGACCGCACGACGAAGGCCATTACTATCATGGCAAGCGCGGAGGGCGGCGTGGAGATCGAGGAGGTCGCGCGGGAGACGCCGGAAAAAATTCATCGCGTGCACGTGCACCCCCTCGCCGGATTCGCCGACTACCAAGGCCGCCAACTGGCGTTCGACATTGGCATTCCGTCCGACCTGAGCAGGGATTTTGCACGCATCGTCAAGACTCTCGTGCAGGCGCTCACCGAGAACGACGGCGAGCTGGTTGAAATCAACCCGCTGGTCATCACCGCAGAAGGTACCATTCAGTGCATCGATGCCAAGATCAACCTGGACGACAACGCCCTCTTCCGCCACAAGTCTCTCGCGGACCTGCGCGACCACGATGAGGAAGAGCCCGCGGAACGCGCGGCCCGCGAAGCAGGACTGTCATTCGTCAAGTTGGACGGCACCATCGGCTGCGTTGTCAACGGCGCCGGACTCGCCATGGCGACCATGGACACGATCAAGCTAAGCGGCGGGAGCCCGGCCAATTTCCTCGATATCGGCGGCGGCGCCCGTGCCGAAAGCGTCGCCAATGCCCTGCGCATCATCCTCGATGACGAAAACGTAAACGCCATCCTCTTCAACATCTTTGGCGGCATTACCCGGTGCGACGAGGTAGCGCGGGGGATTGTAAGCGCCCTGCCGTCGCTATCCCGTCAGGTGCCGATGGTGGTGCGCCTGGTGGGCACCAACCAGGCAGAGGGTCGCGCAATCTTGCAAGAGGCCGGGCTCGTGGCTGCCGAAACCATGCATGCCGCTGCGCAGGAAGTAGTGAGAGTGGCGGCTTTGCCACAGGCGACTGCGCCGAAGGCGACGGGCGCATGA
- a CDS encoding DUF4020 domain-containing protein produces the protein MRIADIDFPREVMDALRDNTLAVFAGAGVSKGEPARLPDFKQLACEIASGTGVESQKGETEDRFLGRLQQENRTDVHALAAKALTRDGLKPNALHFNLLRLFTRDQSVRLVTTNFDELFEQAAEIEDMFDTKPEQFRAPALPLGDDFSGIVHVHGAVSCPHNMVLTDKDFGKAYLTEGWARRFLVSLFREYTVLFVGYSHRDTDMHYLARALPVNEAKRYALIGDEVGNESEKFQRWKTLGIEPILYPIPTKNDHGALDLGIERLANHVRLGILGWQRLIKDIAQQPPPRGREEADVIEEALRDEVKTRFFAEHATSPEWIEWLDERSYLDSLFEFGELNGIEGILSWWLSSQFACQHPDRLFLLIGRHNLRLHPNLWWKTGHHVSKSEAEINETALSRWISVLIADIPQDTNSHHILSSLARLCAQQGLLKSLIQLFDAMTASRLTLKQGYDLENDEKTPIRAGLRFTGATYALRGLWEDSLRPTIDQVVESVISIATKRLEERDSVLRIWGTSENWERPAIEEHEQNRSTGLSTILVNIARDSLEWLAENRASAATRWRNCLATSDAPILRRLALNTICAQREPASHEKIEWLLTNVNIHDHEIHHEVFRLAAHAYPNANKRTKRALVSAILEFRWEGKQDTTLTPRQIEARHKLDWFHWLISNDLDCPIAKQARDETSRLLPEFRPREHPDFLIYSELSLGPRSPWTVEELLDRPAATWREELLAFDPSEHYMLNRNGLLSVLTEAAKQSFDWGFELAESLAQSGNLETDLWTSLLNAWMAMDLDEEQYRSVISCLANSGIDAKYAYEIANVLFSLVQNRGKPYALKLLSVANSIASALWQDLKWEETDQHLDDWFERAHEHTAGRLTEFWLHGLSVWHNAQESTPEFMIDEYRVLLSTVVNDSTLPGKLSISVLASEFAFLLTVDRAWTLENLLPSFDPDSKNWEVAREALARIIPNPSVAELLEEAFLEAVQWFSTKGEYLRDQFIERYIYMIAYFVEDPLNTWIPKLFNDGGADIGEVFTSNLNENYLWEMDEATQREWWHRWLKDYWENRLEGVPYALTPKEVAQMLHWPAQLTAVFPEAVALAMRMGENTSEFGNLLYSLQKGNLPQRFPNELARFLLHLDKIGVQDHWWGAKDLLKNLLESSISNDTKHNLRELMARQGLEE, from the coding sequence ATGAGAATTGCAGACATAGATTTCCCCCGGGAAGTAATGGATGCCTTACGCGACAACACGCTTGCTGTCTTCGCTGGAGCAGGTGTTTCTAAGGGGGAACCGGCTCGTCTACCAGATTTCAAACAGTTGGCTTGCGAGATCGCAAGTGGGACTGGCGTTGAATCGCAGAAGGGCGAAACCGAAGATCGCTTTCTGGGCCGACTCCAGCAAGAGAATAGGACAGATGTCCATGCCCTTGCCGCCAAAGCCCTTACGCGGGATGGCCTGAAGCCAAACGCTCTACATTTCAATCTCCTGCGGCTCTTTACAAGAGATCAGAGCGTTCGCCTCGTAACGACCAACTTCGACGAACTGTTCGAGCAGGCGGCCGAAATTGAAGATATGTTTGATACTAAACCCGAGCAGTTCCGAGCGCCCGCCTTGCCCTTGGGCGATGACTTCAGCGGCATCGTCCACGTTCACGGCGCGGTAAGCTGCCCCCACAATATGGTGCTTACTGACAAAGACTTTGGCAAGGCGTATCTGACCGAGGGCTGGGCGCGTCGCTTTCTTGTATCCCTCTTCCGCGAATACACGGTCCTCTTTGTAGGCTATAGCCACAGAGACACTGACATGCACTACTTGGCGCGTGCATTGCCAGTGAACGAAGCAAAGCGCTACGCTCTAATTGGCGACGAAGTGGGGAATGAAAGTGAGAAATTTCAGCGCTGGAAAACCCTTGGTATTGAACCAATTCTCTATCCAATACCAACCAAGAACGATCACGGCGCACTCGACTTAGGAATCGAACGCCTGGCGAATCATGTTCGCCTCGGCATATTGGGTTGGCAGCGCCTTATCAAGGACATTGCGCAGCAACCACCACCGCGCGGCAGGGAAGAGGCTGACGTCATCGAGGAAGCGCTTAGAGATGAGGTCAAGACCAGGTTCTTTGCCGAGCACGCCACGTCACCTGAATGGATTGAGTGGCTGGACGAGCGCAGTTACCTAGATTCACTGTTTGAATTCGGGGAACTTAACGGGATAGAGGGCATCCTCTCTTGGTGGCTTAGTAGCCAATTCGCGTGCCAACACCCCGATAGGCTCTTTCTCCTGATAGGGAGACACAACCTGCGCCTGCACCCGAATCTTTGGTGGAAGACAGGCCACCATGTCTCGAAGAGTGAGGCCGAGATAAATGAAACGGCCTTGTCACGCTGGATATCTGTATTGATCGCGGATATTCCGCAGGATACGAATTCTCACCATATCTTGTCCTCACTGGCTAGGCTGTGCGCGCAACAAGGACTGTTGAAGAGCTTGATTCAGTTGTTTGATGCGATGACGGCAAGCCGTCTAACCCTGAAGCAAGGGTACGACCTTGAAAACGATGAAAAGACGCCAATCAGAGCGGGATTAAGATTTACTGGCGCAACTTATGCACTCAGAGGTTTGTGGGAGGACAGCCTCAGACCTACAATCGACCAGGTCGTAGAATCTGTGATTAGCATTGCCACTAAGCGCTTGGAAGAAAGGGACAGCGTCCTTCGCATCTGGGGAACGAGCGAAAACTGGGAACGTCCTGCCATTGAGGAGCACGAACAGAATAGGTCAACCGGATTGTCGACTATCTTAGTTAATATAGCGCGGGATTCACTTGAATGGCTAGCGGAGAATCGGGCGAGTGCAGCAACGAGGTGGCGGAATTGTTTAGCTACTTCGGACGCTCCCATCTTACGTCGCCTTGCTTTGAACACTATTTGCGCTCAAAGAGAGCCTGCTTCGCATGAGAAGATCGAATGGCTACTGACAAACGTCAATATTCATGATCACGAAATCCACCACGAAGTATTCCGCTTAGCGGCACATGCTTATCCGAATGCCAACAAAAGGACCAAGAGAGCACTAGTCTCGGCAATTCTAGAGTTCCGCTGGGAGGGAAAGCAAGACACAACCTTGACACCTAGGCAGATTGAAGCACGGCACAAACTCGACTGGTTTCATTGGCTCATTTCAAATGATTTGGATTGCCCAATAGCGAAGCAAGCCCGTGATGAGACTTCAAGACTCCTTCCAGAATTCAGACCGCGAGAACATCCAGACTTCCTCATTTACTCAGAACTTTCGTTAGGTCCGCGAAGCCCTTGGACTGTTGAAGAGTTATTGGATAGACCAGCAGCCACTTGGCGAGAGGAGCTACTTGCATTCGATCCGAGTGAACACTACATGCTAAACCGCAATGGGTTGTTGAGTGTCTTAACCGAAGCGGCAAAGCAGAGTTTTGACTGGGGGTTCGAACTTGCTGAATCATTGGCACAGAGTGGAAATCTGGAAACTGACCTTTGGACCTCTTTGCTGAATGCCTGGATGGCTATGGACTTAGACGAGGAACAGTACCGTAGCGTGATTTCATGCCTAGCTAACAGTGGCATAGATGCCAAGTATGCCTATGAAATTGCCAATGTACTGTTCTCATTGGTGCAAAACAGGGGCAAACCCTATGCGCTAAAGCTACTCTCGGTCGCCAATAGCATCGCTTCCGCTCTTTGGCAAGACCTTAAATGGGAAGAGACAGATCAACACCTAGACGACTGGTTTGAAAGAGCCCACGAGCACACGGCAGGAAGGCTGACTGAGTTTTGGCTGCATGGACTTTCAGTCTGGCACAATGCCCAAGAGTCCACGCCCGAGTTTATGATCGATGAATATCGCGTACTTCTGTCAACAGTTGTCAACGACTCCACACTGCCCGGCAAATTGAGCATTTCCGTCCTTGCCAGCGAATTCGCGTTTCTATTGACAGTCGATAGAGCGTGGACGTTAGAGAACTTGCTCCCATCATTCGATCCCGACAGCAAAAACTGGGAAGTGGCACGGGAGGCTTTAGCTCGGATAATTCCCAATCCTAGTGTGGCGGAACTCTTGGAAGAGGCGTTCCTTGAAGCTGTCCAATGGTTTAGCACAAAGGGCGAATACCTACGCGACCAGTTCATTGAACGCTATATCTACATGATCGCCTACTTTGTCGAGGATCCTTTGAACACGTGGATACCCAAGCTATTCAATGATGGAGGTGCAGACATTGGGGAGGTCTTCACCTCCAATCTCAATGAGAATTACCTGTGGGAGATGGACGAAGCCACACAACGGGAGTGGTGGCATCGTTGGTTGAAGGACTACTGGGAAAACCGTCTTGAGGGAGTACCGTACGCTCTCACGCCCAAAGAAGTCGCACAGATGCTTCATTGGCCTGCGCAACTAACAGCCGTATTTCCCGAGGCCGTCGCGCTTGCAATGAGGATGGGAGAGAACACATCGGAGTTTGGCAACCTTCTATACAGTCTTCAGAAAGGCAATCTCCCCCAGCGATTTCCAAATGAACTCGCGCGCTTCTTGCTTCATTTGGACAAAATCGGTGTGCAGGACCACTGGTGGGGAGCAAAAGATCTTCTTAAGAATCTTCTAGAATCGAGCATCTCCAACGACACAAAGCACAATCTTAGGGAGCTTATGGCCAGGCAGGGACTCGAAGAGTGA
- a CDS encoding aldo/keto reductase, translating to MQLRTLGRTGIRISEVGLGTWGMGGDRYGRADDAESRGAILRALELGINHIDTAPIYGNGRSEEVIGDAIAGRRHEVVLASKVGMFPGGRQNFDYSGPRVMREVEQSLRRLRTDYLDIFYLHSPDEDLFRDDGLEALVRLKEQGKIRATGFSVMSVDEGIPLAMRLIDQGQVDVIQQAYRLLYTLPATELFPMAEARNVGVIARENFYFGFLTGAITRKTVFDDYDDRRKFRADFIDAVLARVEKLDFLTNGRTMTQAALQFVLATPGVHGVIPGAMTVAEVEDNVRASGGKTVTTEEMAQVLDLEARDYDLPPIPPPV from the coding sequence ATGCAATTACGTACGTTGGGAAGAACCGGCATACGCATCTCGGAGGTGGGGTTGGGGACGTGGGGGATGGGCGGCGATCGTTATGGGCGGGCGGACGACGCGGAGTCGCGGGGCGCGATCTTGCGCGCCTTGGAGCTTGGCATTAATCACATCGATACCGCTCCCATATATGGCAACGGCCGCAGTGAAGAGGTGATCGGCGATGCCATTGCGGGGCGACGTCACGAGGTGGTGCTGGCCAGCAAGGTGGGCATGTTTCCCGGCGGGCGGCAGAACTTTGACTACTCAGGTCCAAGGGTTATGCGCGAAGTCGAGCAGAGCCTGCGCCGCCTGCGTACGGACTACCTGGACATCTTCTATCTCCATAGCCCGGATGAGGATCTCTTTCGTGACGATGGCCTGGAAGCGCTCGTCCGCCTGAAGGAGCAGGGCAAAATCAGAGCCACAGGCTTCTCCGTCATGTCGGTAGATGAGGGTATTCCACTGGCGATGCGTCTCATCGACCAGGGACAGGTGGATGTCATCCAGCAGGCATATCGTCTCTTATACACCTTGCCCGCCACGGAGCTCTTCCCAATGGCTGAGGCAAGAAACGTAGGTGTAATCGCGCGAGAAAACTTCTACTTTGGGTTCCTCACCGGCGCCATTACGCGCAAGACGGTCTTCGACGATTATGACGACCGGCGCAAATTCAGGGCGGACTTCATCGATGCCGTGCTGGCGCGCGTAGAGAAGCTGGACTTTCTCACGAACGGGCGCACGATGACGCAGGCCGCGCTGCAGTTCGTGCTTGCCACACCGGGCGTGCATGGCGTGATTCCCGGGGCGATGACGGTTGCCGAAGTCGAGGACAACGTACGGGCCTCGGGTGGCAAGACGGTTACAACTGAGGAAATGGCACAGGTCTTGGATCTGGAGGCGCGCGACTACGATCTGCCGCCTATTCCGCCGCCGGTGTGA
- a CDS encoding Gfo/Idh/MocA family oxidoreductase, whose amino-acid sequence MPFNYEYDRRIRAGFIGCGKHAFQSILPSLQYAPVELVAVCDLIEERARFSARQFGALRWYTDYAEMLDQEELDAVFVVLNHDIQGRPQYAPVAIDVLRAGVHVWIEKPPASTLAEIEEMQAARDQAQRFVQVGFKKPFYPAIQHAKELMSQPEFGAPTSAYVHYAVDLPPVEGRPHSPEMMRFLQIGCHPLSILQFLLGSARTLYFADETRSGSSLGVFAFTNGSIGCLHQAAGKGENAPWDRVEVNGEGASIVVENGVDLTYYPPGQPRSRESFVSDDAAAPRRWLPDFSHGRLANKGLFLLGYAPEIIAFAESVLENTPPQTATLEDAHDVIRMYLGYTQAAGQVIAL is encoded by the coding sequence ATGCCCTTCAACTATGAGTACGATCGGCGCATACGCGCAGGATTCATCGGTTGCGGCAAGCATGCCTTTCAGAGTATTCTGCCCAGCTTGCAGTATGCTCCGGTGGAGTTGGTGGCGGTCTGCGATCTCATTGAGGAACGCGCCCGGTTTAGTGCACGGCAGTTTGGCGCCTTGCGCTGGTACACCGACTATGCCGAAATGCTTGATCAGGAGGAGCTTGACGCAGTCTTTGTAGTGCTCAATCACGACATACAAGGGCGACCGCAGTACGCGCCGGTGGCGATTGATGTGCTGCGGGCGGGAGTCCACGTTTGGATCGAGAAGCCGCCGGCATCGACGCTGGCCGAAATCGAGGAGATGCAAGCGGCGCGTGACCAAGCGCAGCGCTTCGTTCAGGTCGGTTTTAAGAAACCCTTCTATCCAGCCATCCAGCACGCCAAGGAATTAATGTCCCAACCGGAATTCGGCGCACCAACGTCGGCGTATGTCCACTACGCCGTAGACTTGCCGCCGGTCGAGGGGCGACCCCACAGTCCCGAGATGATGCGCTTCCTCCAGATCGGCTGTCATCCACTCTCGATTCTGCAATTCTTGCTCGGCTCGGCAAGGACACTTTACTTTGCCGACGAAACGCGTAGCGGCAGTTCGCTGGGCGTATTCGCGTTTACCAACGGCAGCATCGGCTGCCTGCACCAAGCCGCAGGCAAAGGGGAAAACGCGCCATGGGACCGTGTGGAGGTGAATGGCGAAGGTGCTTCCATAGTGGTTGAGAATGGCGTTGACCTTACGTACTATCCGCCGGGACAGCCGCGCTCCAGGGAGTCATTCGTCAGCGATGATGCCGCCGCTCCCCGCCGCTGGCTGCCAGACTTCTCCCACGGACGTCTTGCCAACAAGGGGCTCTTCCTCCTGGGCTACGCCCCCGAAATCATCGCCTTTGCCGAGAGCGTGCTCGAGAATACGCCGCCACAGACGGCAACGCTCGAGGACGCCCATGATGTCATTCGCATGTATCTTGGTTACACCCAAGCTGCGGGACAGGTCATTGCGCTGTAA
- a CDS encoding ATP-binding protein, protein MIIGIAKGPGETPNEYTFVTPDTERRGKTSEVVYYEAEVDGTQRQILGRVIRRVPLRLYPDSFLAHPEVDPAQMAALVGYHSSSELSPNGTAGPDTASDELFEIHVSIMGYHDAQLSAFVNPRIPPRIGWKIYLAPDDALAAVLNRVAFDRNIGEAERGGAFVGSLLSRPAFNPKADFTEGVPVVLDVRSITATHMAIIAGTGAGKSYLASVLIEEMMKSINRASILVVDPHGEYDTLEEIRNAADFSADDGYKAEVRTVPQDQVKIRVSDLTFYDMRFLLGAQFGLSGPMEYALRLALDRVEGDRKDKTPWTTGDLIGTLEHMQSGEEEQAAAQSRHSRESGNQSSDDGNLDWLDDAGGMEQQSSRAKPDLQMRGSARALHWRLKSLFAESPNFDNIETIDLHQLFRPGLCSVLQLNEIDRRQQQVIVAVLLRMIWKARMNAAKGIGGPKDRLDYPVFVLLEEAHHFAPANEDVVTTNILKTVLAEGRKFGVGVGLISQRPGKLDSDVLSQCMTQFLLRIVNEYDQSSVAAAVESASHDLLAELPALSKGQAIVAGAAVNTPLSIRVRQRITRHGGIEPDAPAEWAKYFSDETRRRREVDASGLPEGPPRGRSNILRKSSDRR, encoded by the coding sequence ATGATTATTGGCATTGCCAAGGGACCCGGCGAAACACCGAACGAGTATACATTCGTCACCCCCGATACCGAGCGGCGGGGAAAGACGAGCGAGGTCGTCTATTACGAAGCCGAGGTTGACGGCACGCAGCGTCAAATACTCGGACGTGTGATACGGCGCGTTCCGCTGCGGCTCTATCCGGATTCCTTCCTCGCCCATCCGGAAGTTGACCCGGCGCAAATGGCAGCGCTCGTCGGCTACCACAGTTCTTCCGAGCTGTCCCCGAATGGCACGGCTGGACCCGATACTGCCTCTGACGAACTATTCGAAATCCACGTCAGCATCATGGGCTACCACGATGCGCAGTTGAGCGCCTTCGTCAATCCACGCATCCCGCCGCGCATAGGCTGGAAAATCTACCTGGCCCCGGACGACGCGCTCGCAGCGGTGTTGAATCGAGTCGCGTTTGACCGAAATATTGGCGAAGCAGAGCGAGGCGGTGCATTTGTCGGGTCTTTACTCTCCCGTCCCGCCTTTAACCCCAAAGCAGATTTCACCGAGGGAGTCCCGGTGGTATTGGATGTCCGTTCCATTACGGCAACGCACATGGCAATTATCGCCGGTACCGGCGCAGGCAAAAGTTATCTTGCCTCCGTCTTGATCGAAGAGATGATGAAGTCCATCAACCGCGCCAGTATTCTCGTTGTAGACCCTCATGGGGAGTACGATACGCTGGAGGAAATTCGAAATGCCGCCGACTTCAGTGCCGACGACGGTTACAAGGCAGAGGTAAGGACCGTCCCCCAGGACCAGGTGAAGATTCGTGTGTCTGACCTTACGTTCTACGACATGCGCTTCCTTCTCGGCGCGCAATTCGGCCTCTCCGGACCCATGGAATACGCACTGCGATTGGCGTTGGATCGCGTGGAGGGCGATCGCAAAGACAAGACCCCATGGACAACGGGTGACCTCATTGGAACCTTGGAACACATGCAGAGCGGAGAGGAAGAGCAGGCTGCGGCACAGTCTCGTCATTCCCGCGAAAGTGGGAATCAATCTTCAGACGACGGCAACCTTGACTGGCTTGACGACGCTGGCGGAATGGAACAGCAAAGCAGTCGCGCCAAGCCGGATCTGCAAATGCGCGGCAGTGCACGAGCGTTGCATTGGCGCCTCAAAAGCCTCTTTGCCGAGTCACCGAACTTCGACAACATTGAAACCATTGATCTGCACCAGCTCTTCCGTCCCGGCCTCTGTTCCGTGCTGCAGCTCAACGAAATTGATCGCCGTCAGCAGCAAGTAATCGTGGCCGTGCTCTTGCGCATGATTTGGAAAGCCCGCATGAATGCGGCTAAGGGAATCGGCGGCCCGAAGGACCGACTTGATTATCCAGTCTTCGTTCTGCTCGAAGAGGCCCATCACTTTGCCCCGGCAAATGAAGACGTGGTCACCACGAATATCCTCAAGACCGTCCTGGCCGAGGGGCGCAAGTTTGGGGTAGGCGTGGGCCTCATCAGCCAACGCCCCGGCAAGCTTGATTCCGACGTGCTCTCGCAGTGTATGACGCAATTCCTGCTGCGCATCGTCAACGAGTATGACCAGAGCAGCGTGGCCGCGGCCGTCGAGAGCGCGAGCCATGACCTATTGGCGGAATTGCCGGCGCTCTCCAAGGGGCAGGCGATTGTGGCCGGAGCCGCCGTCAATACGCCGCTTTCCATTCGAGTCAGGCAGCGGATCACGCGCCACGGGGGCATAGAACCCGATGCGCCCGCCGAGTGGGCCAAGTACTTCTCGGACGAGACGCGCCGCCGACGCGAAGTGGACGCCTCCGGGCTGCCGGAAGGACCGCCGCGCGGGCGCAGCAACATTCTGCGCAAGAGCAGCGACCGTCGCTAA